In Alteromonas mediterranea DE, a single genomic region encodes these proteins:
- a CDS encoding DASH family cryptochrome → MPDVFSPFRRKVEKHCTPLPVLERIAQLPDGFMPNIDKQYILDIELSLPKPSPSSFIGGESAALNHLETYLFDWKAAATYKETRNTLDTWKDSTKLSAWLANGSLSAREVIRQVQRFEQTIEKNDSTYWVYFELLWREFFHWLQCKYGAKWFRFSGIQGRKPTTCHDPETFSRWCKGETGYRIVDACMRQLAETGYMSNRGRQLVASCFVHELRQDWRYGAAWFEHQLIDYDVGSNWGNWLYLAGVGSDPRGHRQFNLQKQTEIYDPDGRFRKAWL, encoded by the coding sequence ATGCCTGATGTTTTCAGTCCGTTCCGTAGAAAAGTAGAAAAGCACTGTACACCGTTACCTGTTCTAGAGCGCATCGCCCAATTACCAGACGGGTTTATGCCTAATATTGATAAGCAGTATATTTTAGACATCGAGTTGAGTTTACCTAAGCCCTCGCCTTCATCATTTATTGGGGGGGAGTCGGCCGCACTTAACCATTTAGAAACCTACCTATTCGATTGGAAGGCAGCGGCAACGTATAAAGAAACTCGGAACACCTTAGATACGTGGAAAGACAGTACTAAACTTTCAGCGTGGCTAGCGAATGGGTCTCTGTCAGCGCGCGAAGTTATAAGACAAGTTCAGCGCTTTGAACAAACCATAGAGAAAAACGACTCAACATACTGGGTATATTTTGAGTTGTTATGGCGAGAATTTTTCCATTGGTTACAGTGCAAGTATGGTGCAAAGTGGTTTCGTTTTAGTGGCATACAAGGTAGAAAGCCCACCACCTGTCACGACCCGGAAACCTTCTCTCGCTGGTGTAAAGGAGAAACAGGTTATCGCATTGTAGATGCATGCATGCGCCAACTTGCCGAAACCGGTTACATGTCAAATCGAGGCCGCCAGCTAGTAGCAAGTTGTTTTGTTCATGAATTACGCCAAGACTGGCGATATGGTGCAGCGTGGTTTGAACATCAGCTTATTGACTATGACGTGGGAAGTAACTGGGGAAACTGGCTTTACCTTGCTGGCGTTGGAAGCGACCCTCGTGGACACAGGCAATTCAATTTACAAAAACAAACGGAAATATATGACCCCGATGGTCGCTTTCGTAAGGCGTGGTTGTAG
- a CDS encoding deoxyribodipyrimidine photo-lyase, producing MINQQIEDAGSSDVQRGVFWFRHDLRLHDQPAIAELCTAVSQVTFTYILDDKCFDDAAFGFSPMGKHRHTFLLQTLSDLKQQLNQRGHELLILKGNTAECIVQLLNAGGYTHLGVSQHCGFDETAQLNTVKRFFNTLRVIETPTFGLFDAEVLPFDMKTCLMFSVRSVEK from the coding sequence ATGATAAATCAACAGATTGAAGATGCAGGCTCGAGTGATGTTCAAAGAGGTGTTTTTTGGTTTCGACATGATTTAAGACTTCATGACCAGCCCGCTATTGCTGAACTATGCACAGCGGTTTCTCAAGTGACATTCACCTATATCTTAGATGACAAATGCTTTGATGATGCCGCTTTCGGTTTTTCACCAATGGGAAAACACCGGCATACTTTTTTATTACAAACCTTAAGTGATTTAAAACAGCAACTTAATCAACGAGGTCATGAACTCCTTATTCTCAAGGGTAATACTGCTGAATGTATAGTGCAGTTGCTCAACGCCGGCGGGTACACGCATTTAGGAGTAAGTCAGCATTGTGGCTTTGATGAAACTGCCCAACTCAATACAGTAAAGCGCTTTTTCAACACGCTTAGGGTTATTGAAACGCCAACGTTTGGGCTATTTGACGCCGAAGTATTACCTTTTGATATGAAGACATGCCTGATGTTTTCAGTCCGTTCCGTAGAAAAGTAG
- a CDS encoding cryptochrome/photolyase family protein, with protein sequence MTIPVSIMWFRQDLRVKDNPALNAACDMGKIVPIYIFDESAPDGRMPGGASKWWLHHSLKSLNKRLNGHLQIFKGDPQTLIPKLMESFNASSIFWNRCYEPWQINRDKAIKKSLLGSDYEAHSFNGSSLWEPMKVLKKDGTPYRVFTPYYKNGCLQIEEPRYPKAPPARITYADVDDNSDGLAALALLPTIKWDDTIAKEWTPGEDGAADNLSDFIENSARRYKDGRDIPSAKGTSRLSPHLHFGEVSPNQVWYAIKDRFGTSEDKSIETYLSELGWREFSYYLLFHFPTLPNKNFNDKFDKFPWRTDAKALKAWQTGNTGIPIVDAGMRELWQTGYMHNRVRMIVGSFLVKNLLLSWHEGERWFWDTLLDADLASNSASWQWVAGSGADAAPYFRIFNPILQGEKFDKKGGYVRQYCPELNGLSDKYIHKPWEAPSAILKEAGVELGKDYPKPIVDLKASRQRALDAFQTLKE encoded by the coding sequence GTGACCATTCCTGTAAGCATTATGTGGTTTAGACAAGACCTTCGCGTAAAAGACAACCCTGCATTGAATGCAGCGTGTGACATGGGAAAAATCGTTCCCATCTACATATTTGATGAAAGTGCGCCAGATGGCAGAATGCCTGGCGGTGCAAGCAAGTGGTGGCTTCACCATTCGTTAAAATCTTTAAACAAACGGCTGAACGGTCATCTACAAATTTTTAAAGGCGATCCACAAACTCTCATTCCAAAGCTTATGGAGTCCTTTAATGCATCGTCTATCTTTTGGAACCGGTGTTACGAGCCATGGCAAATTAACCGTGACAAAGCCATTAAAAAGTCACTTCTAGGTAGTGACTACGAGGCGCATAGCTTTAACGGTAGTTCATTGTGGGAGCCAATGAAGGTACTCAAAAAAGATGGCACGCCTTATCGAGTTTTTACCCCTTACTACAAAAATGGCTGTCTACAGATTGAAGAGCCACGCTACCCGAAGGCACCTCCAGCACGTATTACCTATGCAGATGTTGACGATAACAGCGATGGCTTAGCCGCGTTAGCGTTGCTTCCGACCATAAAATGGGATGACACCATTGCCAAGGAGTGGACGCCTGGCGAAGATGGCGCGGCAGATAATCTGTCTGACTTTATTGAAAACTCAGCACGAAGGTATAAAGACGGCAGAGACATTCCTTCGGCGAAAGGAACTTCACGACTGTCACCGCATTTACATTTTGGCGAAGTGTCACCAAACCAAGTTTGGTATGCCATAAAAGATAGGTTCGGGACTAGCGAAGACAAAAGTATCGAGACTTATCTCAGTGAACTTGGTTGGCGAGAATTCAGCTATTACCTTCTGTTTCACTTTCCTACGCTACCGAATAAAAACTTCAACGATAAGTTTGATAAATTTCCATGGCGTACTGACGCAAAAGCGCTAAAAGCGTGGCAAACCGGTAATACAGGAATTCCTATTGTTGATGCGGGTATGCGTGAACTGTGGCAAACAGGCTACATGCACAACCGCGTTCGCATGATTGTGGGGTCATTTTTAGTCAAAAATTTGTTATTGAGCTGGCATGAAGGTGAACGCTGGTTTTGGGATACCTTACTTGATGCCGACTTAGCCAGTAATAGCGCTAGTTGGCAATGGGTAGCAGGCTCAGGGGCAGATGCCGCACCGTACTTCAGAATTTTTAATCCCATCCTCCAAGGTGAAAAGTTTGATAAGAAAGGCGGCTATGTTCGTCAATATTGCCCCGAACTAAATGGACTGTCTGATAAATACATCCACAAGCCCTGGGAAGCACCATCTGCTATATTGAAAGAGGCGGGTGTTGAGCTTGGTAAGGATTACCCTAAGCCTATTGTTGATTTAAAGGCATCACGCCAGCGAGCACTAGACGCGTTTCAAACATTAAAAGAGTAG
- a CDS encoding cryptochrome/photolyase family protein → MAALILVLGDQLTDSLPVIAGAVKSKDTILMAEVREEATYVKHHKKKIAFLFSAMRHFAAHLRDNNYQVNYVHYTDEGNQGDLLAQVKHTLSRQHFDEVKVTVPGEYRLLKSMQQWQNQLGIPVTICEDNRFFSTPNEFSEWADGKKQLRMEFFYREMRRKHNVLMDGKNPIGGKWNYDAQNRESMPETQKVPKHTTFAIDDITSDVIELVKSEFSEHFGDIDNFHFAVTRKDALSVLNTFIEERLPNFGQYQDAMVEGKPWLYHSHIAFYLNCGLLTPKEAIQAAEQAYHAGQVPLNSAEGFIRQILGWREYVRGFYWHFMPNLKTDNYFDNSRALPSFFWDAQTNMNCMRQCIKETQQNAYAHHIQRLMVIGNFSLLTELSPEEVQAWYLLVYADAYEWVELPNVAGMILYSDGGNLASKPYVASGSYINKMSNYCKNCGYQVSKKTGPKACPFNYLYWHFIDKHKEKLSNNHRMAMIYKTYGRMKEENIETMKQDAAIFLTKLTNDEEV, encoded by the coding sequence ATGGCAGCACTTATTTTAGTCCTAGGTGACCAGCTCACCGACTCATTACCAGTAATAGCGGGCGCCGTAAAAAGCAAAGACACCATTCTTATGGCAGAAGTGCGGGAAGAAGCTACCTATGTAAAGCATCATAAAAAGAAGATCGCTTTCCTGTTTAGTGCCATGCGTCATTTTGCTGCACATTTGCGCGACAATAACTATCAGGTTAACTACGTCCACTATACCGATGAAGGCAACCAGGGTGATTTACTTGCACAAGTAAAGCATACGTTAAGTCGGCAGCACTTTGATGAAGTTAAGGTAACTGTGCCTGGGGAATATCGGCTGCTTAAAAGCATGCAGCAGTGGCAAAATCAACTAGGTATACCCGTTACTATTTGCGAAGATAATCGCTTTTTCTCTACCCCCAATGAATTTAGTGAATGGGCCGATGGAAAAAAGCAGCTTCGCATGGAGTTCTTTTATCGGGAAATGAGGCGCAAGCACAATGTGTTGATGGATGGCAAAAACCCTATTGGGGGGAAATGGAACTATGACGCGCAAAATCGCGAGTCTATGCCTGAAACCCAAAAGGTGCCAAAACACACCACATTCGCTATTGACGATATTACTTCAGATGTTATCGAATTAGTAAAAAGTGAATTCAGCGAACATTTTGGCGATATTGATAATTTTCACTTTGCGGTCACGCGAAAAGATGCACTCAGCGTTTTGAACACCTTCATCGAAGAGAGGCTACCAAATTTCGGTCAGTATCAAGACGCTATGGTCGAGGGAAAGCCTTGGCTTTATCATTCACATATCGCGTTCTACTTAAACTGTGGCCTTCTTACACCGAAAGAAGCCATTCAAGCCGCCGAACAAGCCTACCACGCAGGGCAAGTGCCGCTAAATTCTGCGGAAGGGTTTATCCGACAAATTCTGGGATGGCGCGAGTATGTTCGCGGTTTCTATTGGCACTTCATGCCTAACTTGAAGACCGATAATTACTTCGATAATAGTAGAGCGTTACCTTCTTTTTTCTGGGATGCGCAGACCAACATGAACTGTATGCGTCAGTGCATTAAAGAGACTCAGCAAAATGCCTATGCTCATCATATTCAACGGCTAATGGTAATAGGCAATTTCAGCTTGTTAACCGAACTGAGCCCTGAAGAGGTACAAGCTTGGTATTTGCTGGTTTATGCCGATGCTTATGAATGGGTTGAACTACCCAATGTCGCGGGAATGATTTTGTACAGCGACGGTGGAAACTTAGCAAGTAAACCCTACGTCGCTAGCGGTAGCTACATTAATAAAATGAGCAATTACTGCAAAAACTGTGGCTATCAGGTGTCGAAAAAGACAGGGCCCAAGGCTTGCCCCTTCAACTACCTATACTGGCATTTCATTGATAAACACAAAGAAAAGCTTAGCAACAATCATCGTATGGCAATGATTTATAAGACCTATGGGCGGATGAAAGAAGAAAATATAGAGACTATGAAGCAGGATGCAGCAATATTCTTAACTAAGCTTACCAACGATGAAGAAGTCTAA
- a CDS encoding DUF2256 domain-containing protein gives MKKSNLPSKICPVCDRPFTWRKKWERDWENVKYCSKRCASAKKPR, from the coding sequence ATGAAGAAGTCTAATTTACCTTCCAAAATATGCCCCGTTTGCGACAGGCCATTCACATGGCGCAAGAAATGGGAAAGAGATTGGGAGAATGTGAAGTACTGCTCCAAACGTTGTGCTTCTGCGAAAAAGCCAAGGTGA
- a CDS encoding DUF2254 domain-containing protein: MEAPITVDKLRFLIYSFKEKLWLKPLVFCVLSLIAVFIAKVVDGTSVAEHIPEIKSESVETLLSIMASSMMVIATFSAGTMVNAYASASQSSTPRSLSLIISDDVSQNALSVFIGAFIYSAVGITAISHAFFEKAGVFILFCLTCLVFAVVILTFIRWVDSVARLGRVGSTLLKVEHATGRAISNRIEAPCLGAVPQDEIKEQGSHAIYTNEVGYIQLIDIAKLHKWAQTNGNFVNVAMLPGEFVTPDKPIAFVKYNADFEDIISAFKIGEARSFEADPRFGFIVLAEIASRALSPSVNDHGTAINAISSITRLLLIWYKNAEQDSRQNERKNIKPKTQDNGKPHYKYDAVSVPALNVDDLFDDAYTSIARDGAANIEVAIRIQKSLNTIKACFDRVDNTFVKAANKLAIQSYERSKMALSYEEDVKRLDKVFKN, from the coding sequence ATGGAAGCCCCAATTACCGTAGACAAATTAAGATTTCTCATTTACAGCTTTAAAGAGAAGTTGTGGTTAAAGCCGCTTGTATTTTGTGTGCTATCACTTATCGCTGTATTTATCGCAAAAGTTGTCGACGGCACGTCAGTTGCTGAACATATTCCTGAAATAAAGTCTGAGTCGGTAGAGACATTACTGTCAATCATGGCGTCTAGCATGATGGTAATTGCCACATTCTCTGCAGGAACTATGGTTAACGCCTATGCTTCAGCCAGCCAATCTTCAACGCCGCGCTCGTTAAGCCTAATTATTTCCGATGACGTTTCACAAAATGCACTGTCTGTTTTCATTGGTGCATTCATTTATAGTGCTGTTGGCATTACTGCTATAAGCCACGCTTTTTTCGAAAAAGCTGGGGTCTTTATCTTATTTTGTTTAACGTGTTTGGTCTTCGCTGTTGTTATTTTAACCTTTATACGTTGGGTAGACAGCGTGGCTCGATTGGGCCGTGTCGGCTCCACGTTACTAAAAGTTGAACACGCCACTGGGCGCGCCATAAGCAATAGAATTGAAGCGCCATGTTTAGGTGCAGTGCCGCAAGATGAAATAAAAGAGCAGGGGAGTCATGCCATTTACACGAATGAGGTTGGCTATATTCAATTAATTGATATCGCAAAACTGCACAAGTGGGCCCAAACCAATGGTAACTTTGTAAATGTGGCCATGCTTCCGGGGGAATTTGTTACACCCGATAAGCCCATCGCGTTCGTAAAGTATAATGCAGATTTCGAAGACATTATCAGCGCTTTTAAAATAGGCGAAGCTCGCTCTTTCGAAGCTGACCCGCGCTTCGGCTTTATTGTTTTGGCAGAAATTGCATCTCGTGCTTTATCGCCATCGGTAAACGATCACGGTACGGCTATTAACGCCATTAGCAGTATTACGCGGCTTTTACTTATCTGGTATAAAAATGCCGAACAAGATAGTCGTCAAAACGAGCGTAAAAACATTAAGCCTAAAACTCAAGATAACGGCAAACCACATTATAAGTATGATGCCGTATCTGTCCCGGCATTAAATGTAGATGACTTGTTTGATGATGCTTACACCAGTATAGCGCGCGATGGCGCGGCTAACATTGAAGTAGCGATACGTATTCAAAAGTCACTTAATACGATAAAAGCCTGTTTTGATCGCGTAGATAACACGTTTGTTAAGGCCGCCAATAAATTAGCAATACAAAGCTACGAACGCAGTAAAATGGCGCTAAGCTACGAGGAAGATGTTAAGCGATTAGACAAGGTTTTTAAAAATTAG
- a CDS encoding Tn3 family transposase gives MAKMKVLSSARKRAFDSVPKLTKEATIGYFTLDVETKKILNKMQSDVAKVGYLVSKAYFQAKGRFFETSRYIDADIKRATKVLSLKSTIDLSTYSPEIASRQKKQILAQYNWQAMTSNTNALLATHADSLVSIRMNKEDMLFALVSYCWMRRVEIPSYNQFVDIISTAFHSYETRMLDLVEKSLSLKKKKSLLQFFSAQSHLYSIRDLKRIDQGLGQRILNQNAAILQVFGEHFFELSPVYKKMGLTDEAIKHFSDAIYLGNNDEIRRLKNDNKQSLYYLSFIYDQFYKRHDFSADAILKVVKQFTNKAKGNERTKRDEQRVSTLEANKSVLNSAKDAKRVLELVYSITQDADLSFEERNERAHQLISAFFNAENPDFEKHIERVGNSITKLATHADYYRSLFENSIKLQRTLGPLIKSMSFDKQSKDQGLLDAITFYLSQPKSIDEDSPTAFLSKIELAHLNEEDDINPINKYRAFLFMSVAKGLKNKSLTLTYSYRYRQTPSYMIGIEEWSHHRKRLLAAASLEKFSDGKALLADIGQSVTRKFEDVIKRINNNENSHFSTKEDGTWRIKYPDPEFSIAKYIPTLLGASRSITLQDVMFEINRHTDFSGCFRNRLPRAGKSEVDVRLLFATILSLGTNLGHTELARASKLFSEKALKDTENSWISAQNFQRANDLLVKTIQSLSLPTIYNENDGRLHSSSDGKKVVVNVNSLLANYSYKYYGKEQGISVNSFLDEKQSFFHVNVLTSSDREAPYVLEGLVSSKPALMQDDTEEHFHSTDTHGYTEAVFAGLHFMDVSFAPRIKNVHHQTLYAYESKTTSKYSDSPLAPKTQINKKLILENWDDILRLMASMKLKRCSASQMLKMLSSSERDNTLYKAFKEFGRLLKTHFILNYVDDEALRQNIQKQLNRVELGQKLADKVLFGRNGKLQVGLQDEIQLVMASNTLLRNMIILWNYLFLSDYCLSLDSHDERMNVIESILTGSVIAWAHVNFMGIYEFNPVVRSQFGSTLKQMRDVSI, from the coding sequence ATGGCGAAAATGAAAGTACTTTCTTCAGCGAGAAAGCGAGCGTTCGATAGCGTACCAAAACTAACGAAAGAAGCAACTATTGGCTATTTCACTTTAGATGTCGAAACTAAAAAGATATTGAACAAAATGCAATCTGACGTTGCCAAGGTTGGTTACTTAGTGTCAAAGGCCTACTTTCAAGCAAAGGGACGGTTTTTTGAAACAAGTCGCTATATTGACGCCGATATAAAAAGGGCAACAAAAGTACTATCACTTAAAAGCACTATTGATTTATCGACGTATTCGCCAGAAATTGCCTCTCGGCAAAAGAAACAAATACTTGCGCAATACAACTGGCAAGCGATGACATCTAACACGAATGCACTATTAGCAACACATGCAGACAGCTTAGTATCCATCCGCATGAACAAAGAAGATATGTTGTTTGCACTTGTCTCTTATTGTTGGATGCGTCGCGTCGAAATCCCCTCATATAATCAGTTTGTTGACATTATCTCGACTGCTTTTCATTCTTATGAAACACGGATGCTTGATTTGGTTGAAAAGTCATTATCACTCAAAAAGAAAAAGTCGCTGTTGCAGTTTTTTTCTGCTCAATCGCATCTATATAGCATCAGAGATCTAAAAAGAATCGATCAAGGCCTTGGCCAGAGGATCCTCAATCAAAATGCGGCAATACTACAGGTGTTTGGCGAGCACTTTTTTGAACTATCACCTGTTTACAAAAAAATGGGGCTCACAGACGAAGCGATTAAGCATTTTTCAGATGCGATCTACTTAGGGAACAACGATGAAATTAGGCGATTGAAAAATGACAACAAACAGTCGCTTTACTATTTGTCTTTTATTTATGATCAGTTTTATAAGCGCCATGATTTTTCTGCTGATGCTATTTTAAAAGTAGTTAAACAATTTACAAACAAAGCAAAAGGTAATGAGCGGACCAAACGCGACGAGCAACGAGTCAGTACACTTGAGGCTAATAAATCGGTACTAAATAGTGCAAAAGATGCCAAGAGAGTGTTAGAGCTAGTATATTCCATCACCCAAGATGCGGATTTGTCTTTTGAAGAACGAAACGAGCGCGCACACCAGCTAATAAGTGCTTTTTTTAATGCCGAAAACCCTGATTTTGAAAAGCATATTGAACGTGTTGGAAACAGTATTACTAAACTAGCTACCCATGCTGATTATTATCGCTCGCTGTTTGAAAACAGCATTAAACTCCAGCGCACATTAGGTCCGCTTATTAAGTCTATGAGCTTTGACAAGCAAAGCAAAGATCAAGGACTGTTAGATGCCATAACCTTCTACTTATCCCAGCCAAAAAGTATTGATGAAGACTCACCTACTGCGTTCTTAAGTAAAATCGAATTGGCTCACCTAAATGAAGAAGACGATATCAATCCAATAAACAAATATCGGGCGTTCCTATTCATGAGCGTGGCGAAGGGACTAAAGAACAAGTCATTAACGTTAACTTATTCCTATCGTTACAGACAAACGCCAAGTTATATGATTGGTATCGAAGAGTGGAGTCATCATCGAAAAAGGCTGTTGGCAGCAGCATCGCTTGAAAAGTTTTCAGATGGAAAAGCGTTACTTGCCGACATTGGTCAGAGCGTAACGAGAAAATTTGAGGACGTCATTAAGCGGATTAACAACAATGAAAACTCACATTTTTCGACAAAAGAAGATGGTACTTGGCGGATTAAATATCCAGACCCCGAATTTTCAATCGCGAAATACATACCCACGCTGTTGGGAGCTTCCCGCTCAATTACGCTTCAAGATGTCATGTTCGAAATAAACCGGCATACTGATTTTTCAGGCTGTTTTCGTAATCGTCTTCCACGTGCTGGTAAATCTGAAGTAGACGTGCGCTTACTGTTTGCCACAATATTAAGTTTAGGGACAAACCTGGGTCATACAGAGCTTGCTAGGGCAAGTAAGTTATTTTCAGAAAAAGCGTTAAAAGATACTGAAAATTCATGGATATCTGCTCAAAATTTCCAACGAGCAAATGATCTTTTAGTCAAAACGATCCAATCGCTCTCCTTACCCACCATATATAATGAAAATGATGGGAGACTACATTCAAGTAGCGATGGTAAGAAAGTTGTGGTTAACGTGAACTCTTTGCTTGCAAATTATTCATACAAATATTACGGCAAAGAACAAGGGATAAGCGTTAATAGTTTTCTTGACGAAAAGCAGTCATTTTTTCATGTCAATGTATTAACGTCATCAGATCGCGAGGCGCCTTATGTCCTTGAAGGGTTAGTTTCATCAAAACCTGCATTAATGCAAGACGATACAGAGGAGCACTTTCATAGCACCGACACGCATGGTTATACTGAAGCTGTTTTTGCGGGCTTGCATTTCATGGACGTGTCTTTTGCACCACGCATTAAAAATGTTCATCATCAGACTCTTTATGCTTATGAGTCTAAAACAACCAGCAAATACTCTGATTCGCCATTAGCGCCAAAGACGCAAATCAATAAGAAACTTATATTGGAAAATTGGGATGATATATTAAGGCTTATGGCGTCTATGAAATTGAAGCGCTGCAGTGCTTCACAAATGTTAAAAATGTTATCCAGTAGTGAGCGAGACAACACACTATATAAAGCCTTTAAAGAATTCGGACGCTTGCTAAAGACCCACTTCATTTTAAACTATGTAGACGATGAAGCGCTCAGGCAAAATATTCAGAAGCAGCTTAACAGAGTCGAGTTAGGTCAAAAACTTGCAGACAAAGTACTGTTTGGAAGAAACGGTAAGTTACAAGTCGGTCTGCAGGACGAGATTCAATTGGTCATGGCCAGTAATACCTTGTTACGCAATATGATTATTCTATGGAACTACTTATTTTTGTCTGACTATTGTTTGTCTCTTGATTCACATGACGAACGTATGAATGTCATTGAATCAATATTGACTGGCTCTGTTATCGCTTGGGCGCACGTTAACTTTATGGGTATATATGAATTTAACCCAGTTGTGCGAAGCCAATTTGGATCTACATTAAAGCAAATGAGAGACGTATCAATTTAA
- a CDS encoding SprT-like domain-containing protein, with protein sequence MNPSYFASSRIIEVFQTLVHEMVHAWQFHFGLPSEGHYHNKEWAQKMMDIGLMPSDTGEPGGAIVGRNMSDFIMKQGAFMQAANELLDDKTFNLRWVDRLALPKLHEPIIVDNPVFKPNSQVEHCAHASDLINANVISLRDEAQFASFASKREGLTSMPDTFLIPEVAKRQTRSKYTCPGCSTKIYGKASLNVICGDCELPFTKE encoded by the coding sequence ATCAATCCTTCCTATTTTGCTTCGTCGAGAATAATAGAAGTTTTTCAGACCTTGGTTCATGAGATGGTGCATGCATGGCAATTTCATTTTGGTCTGCCCAGCGAGGGTCATTACCATAATAAAGAGTGGGCGCAGAAGATGATGGACATAGGCTTGATGCCCTCAGATACTGGGGAGCCGGGTGGGGCGATTGTCGGACGCAATATGAGCGACTTTATTATGAAGCAGGGCGCGTTTATGCAAGCGGCTAACGAGCTTCTAGATGACAAAACATTCAATTTACGCTGGGTTGACCGCTTAGCCCTACCTAAACTTCATGAGCCGATAATTGTTGATAATCCAGTATTTAAACCAAATTCGCAAGTTGAACACTGCGCTCATGCAAGTGATCTCATAAATGCAAACGTCATTTCGCTGCGGGATGAAGCGCAGTTCGCATCATTTGCATCTAAGCGCGAGGGCCTTACGTCAATGCCGGATACTTTTTTAATCCCAGAAGTAGCAAAACGCCAAACACGGTCAAAGTATACGTGCCCTGGGTGCAGCACTAAAATTTATGGCAAAGCGTCGCTAAATGTTATTTGCGGTGATTGCGAGTTACCCTTCACAAAGGAATAA
- the cadR gene encoding Cd(II)/Pb(II)-responsive transcriptional regulator, which translates to MKIGQLADKTGLSIQTIRFYERKALLAAPQRTQSNYRLYSDEALKQLLFIKQCRALDMTIEEINLVLKTRANPESSCESVNATIDKHIEDIESRIIELNALQKTLLSFRSACEDDKKVKDCGVLQQLDNIVTSRTSSN; encoded by the coding sequence ATGAAAATAGGACAGTTAGCAGATAAAACAGGCCTAAGTATTCAAACTATTCGCTTTTATGAACGAAAGGCGTTGTTAGCAGCACCACAGCGCACGCAATCGAATTATCGACTTTACTCGGACGAAGCGCTAAAGCAGTTGCTGTTTATTAAGCAATGCCGAGCGCTGGATATGACGATTGAAGAAATTAATTTGGTTCTAAAAACACGAGCTAACCCAGAGAGCAGTTGCGAGAGTGTCAATGCGACAATTGATAAGCATATTGAGGATATCGAAAGTCGCATCATTGAGTTGAATGCATTACAAAAGACACTTCTTTCATTTCGTTCAGCTTGTGAGGATGATAAAAAAGTAAAAGACTGCGGCGTCTTACAGCAGTTGGATAATATCGTTACTTCTAGAACGTCATCCAATTAA
- a CDS encoding cation transporter produces MSGCGCEVEIKDQSQRQVLYWLLGINATMFVIEMGIGLLADSTALIADSLDMLADAVVYGVALYAIGKSLLHKANAARISGFFQMALGLLIIIDIVRRSIYGSEPVSGLMMAMGAVALVANVICLVIIRKQRNEEVHMRASWIFSANDVIANLGVIFAGVLVFWLDSRWPDLVIGVIVSCVVLRGAKMILEDAGNERQRALNAQS; encoded by the coding sequence ATGAGCGGATGTGGGTGCGAAGTTGAAATAAAAGACCAGTCTCAACGACAGGTTTTGTATTGGCTTTTGGGAATAAACGCGACAATGTTTGTTATTGAAATGGGGATCGGGCTGCTTGCTGATTCAACCGCATTAATAGCCGATTCACTTGATATGCTCGCCGACGCAGTTGTCTATGGTGTTGCCCTTTATGCTATTGGTAAGTCGCTATTACACAAAGCGAATGCGGCTAGAATTAGCGGCTTTTTTCAGATGGCACTGGGTCTGTTGATTATCATTGATATTGTAAGACGGTCAATTTACGGTAGCGAACCTGTATCGGGACTAATGATGGCTATGGGGGCAGTTGCACTGGTTGCTAATGTCATTTGTCTTGTGATCATACGCAAACAAAGAAATGAAGAAGTGCATATGCGGGCAAGCTGGATATTTTCAGCCAACGATGTGATTGCCAACTTAGGCGTTATTTTTGCTGGCGTTTTGGTGTTTTGGCTCGATTCTCGATGGCCTGATCTGGTTATCGGTGTGATAGTTTCGTGCGTTGTGTTGCGCGGGGCAAAAATGATCCTCGAAGATGCTGGAAATGAAAGACAGCGAGCGCTTAATGCGCAAAGTTGA